A window of Fragaria vesca subsp. vesca linkage group LG7, FraVesHawaii_1.0, whole genome shotgun sequence contains these coding sequences:
- the LOC101307355 gene encoding F-box/kelch-repeat protein At3g06240-like: protein MAANAFLPEEIILEIVARLPVKSVGRCRCVSTRWRSLFSDPHFAKSHFQLGPKHRALIIQHLIKLETLASDLSNTSLFEKESLVLRNLNSPFYHKHVQFLGSCNGLVAVRVFHVFHPYSEQETESFLIWNPSTGFFKNFPGRGHMDNHKGIKCGFGYVSKTDEYKLVMGDAILSSKTESWKLMEILPPGADVWMIDGVFFRDALYWLECSRHQEQDQARHMYAFDLEKEEFSIMQLPSALQTLDIRTWNHGVTREGCLYAMVLRKVYRDCVEFDYYVVELWVMRDYGNNDYCWTRSFGVKIPSTARRHWYLWVGSISVSETSASVMTNCPVGKPANYKLMPTSHYRNEEENSDIWMIENNEPDMVVYEESLYRLD from the coding sequence ATGGCAGCTAATGCATTCTTACCCGAAGAGATCATTTTGGAAATCGTGGCCAGGCTACCGGTCAAATCAGTGGGGCGATGCAGATGCGTCTCTACACGGTGGCGCTCTCTATTCTCCGATCCCCACTTCGCGAAATCGCACTTCCAGTTAGGCCCCAAGCATCGAGCCTTAATAATTCAACACCTCATAAAACTCGAAACCCTAGCTTCTGATTTAAGTAACACATCTTTGTTCGAGAAGGAATCTCTGGTTCTCCGAAATCTGAATTCCCCTTTCTATCACAAGCACGTCCAGTTTTTAGGCTCATGCAATGGGCTGGTGGCTGTACGTGTCTTTCATGTGTTTCATCCATACTCCGAACAAGAAACAGAAAGCTTTCTTATATGGAACCCATCCACCGGGTTCTTCAAGAATTTTCCCGGGCGGGGTCATATGGATAATCATAAAGGGATCAAATGCGGGTTTGGGTATGTGTCCAAAACCGACGAATACAAACTTGTGATGGGTGATGCGATCTTGTCGTCCAAGACTGAATCATGGAAGCTGATGGAAATATTGCCTCCCGGCGCCGACGTCTGGATGATAGATGGTGTGTTTTTTCGTGATGCACTATATTGGCTAGAGTGTAGTCGACACCAGGAACAAGATCAGGCACGTCATATGTATGCTTTCGATTTAGAAAAGGAGGAGTTTTCGATAATGCAGCTGCCTAGTGCTCTTCAAACACTAGACATCAGAACGTGGAACCATGGTGTTACTCGTGAAGGGTGCTTGTATGCAATGGTCCTGAGAAAAGTGTACAGGGATTGTGTTGAATTTGACTATTATGTGGTTGAATTATGGGTCATGAGAGACTATGGCAACAATGATTATTGCTGGACTAGATCATTCGGCGTAAAGATTCCCAGTACTGCACGAAGACATTGGTATCTGTGGGTTGGATCAATTTCGGTTTCGGAGACTAGTGCATCAGTGATGACTAACTGTCCAGTAGGGAAACCAGCAAATTATAAACTCATGCCTACCAGTCATTATCGTAATGAAGAAGAGAACTCTGACATCTGGATGATTGAGAATAATGAACCAGACATGGTTGTATACGAAGAGAGTCTATATCGTCTTGATTAG